In the Gasterosteus aculeatus chromosome X, fGasAcu3.hap1.1, whole genome shotgun sequence genome, one interval contains:
- the lmf2a gene encoding lipase maturation factor 2a, with product MGEIIQPRRMFLWSMAVVYLAAFVSLYAQIPGLYGNDGLLPARWQLRYSGKSVGELLLSSPTLLWLGPQLGVDTHTAMELLCLVGAALSLAAVLLEALRDSVVFFCLWALYLSMFQVGQVFLYFQWDNLLLEVGFLCILVAPLTLIRGSRGVREHDRVTFWLLRWLLFRLMFASGVVKLTSRCPTWWGLTALTYHYETQCIPTQLAWYAHQLPVWWQKLSVVGTLVIEIAAPLLFFSPLRRLRLGAFYLQVLLQVLIILTGNYNFFNLLTLALCLSLLDDQHVNFWLRKADKISNTDSKLRCWLCYLLEVAVWSLMILGTIVCFDLKPNTTNNGISSRTAFTYHQFNQFLKTVTIPCIWIAVLSLTWEMVTAMFRCACVSGFLKRFWGTLQWAVFATATAAMFTISLVPFTYIEYDSNARLWPGVRRAYELVDRYQLVNSYGLFRRMTGVGGRPEVVIEGSNDQVSWTEIEFMYKPGNLSASPAVVTPHQPRLDWQMWFAALGDQTQAPWFTSLMYRLLQGKTDVIELIQTDVSQYPFHQQPPAYLRAHRYRYWFTEPKADGSYPERWWRRVYDEEFYPTVHLGNAFLESMLNQYGLKDKSAPRRKSHTAVAKAVRWVRSQARGVPTDVLIWTLIAGSATLCLLQALQNRNKHPERRPLTQEAVGENDTGGSGDHSGKANDQQTEEEEDEEEEEDEDEDEEEEEEEEENGDCSEDEGEEGHGGAKNTVADDEKD from the exons ATGGGGGAAATCATCCAGCCGCGCCGCATGTTCCTCTGGAGCATGGCGGTGGTCTACCTGGCTGCTTTCGTGTCTCTCTACGCGCAGATTCCAG GCCTCTACGGTAACGACGGGCTGCTGCCCGCCCGATGGCAGCTGCGATACAGCGGTAAGTCTGTGGGGGAACTGCTGCTGTCCTCTCCCACCCTGCTGTGGCTGGGACCTCAGCTCGGCGTGGACACGCACACCGCCATGGAGCTGCTGTGCCTCGTCGGCGCAGCGCTCAGCCTCGCCGCCGTGCTGCTGGAGGCCCTCCGGGACAGCGTGGTGTTCTTCTGCCTCTGGGCCTTGTACCTGTCCATGTTCCAG GTGGGCCAGGTTTTTCTCTACTTCCAATG GGACAACTTGCTTCTGGAGGTTGGCTTCCTTTGTATCCTGGTCGCCCCTCTGACGTTGATCAGAGGGTCACGAGGGGTCAGAGAGCATGATCGTGTGACGTTCTGGCTGCTCCGCTGGTTGCTCTTCAGGCTCATGTTTGCCTCTGGCGTGGTGAAACTCACCTCTCGTTGTCCCACGTGGTGGGGCCTCACGG CTCTGACGTACCACTATGAGACTCAGTGTATCCCCACCCAGCTGGCCTGGTATGCCCACCAGTTGCCCGTGTGGTGGCAGAAGCTGAGTGTGGTGGGGACCTTGGTGATTGAGATCGCTGCACCTCTGCTTTTCTTCAGCCCGCTGCGCAGACTCCGGCTCGGGGCGTTTTACCTGCAG GTGTTGCTTCAAGTTCTCATCATTTTGACTGGCAACTACAATTTCTTCAACCTGCTGACGTTAGCCCTGTGTCTCTCGCTTCTGGACGACCAGCACGTCAACTTCTGGCTACGCAAGGCAGACAAGATCAGCAACACGG ACTCCAAGCTGAGGTGCTGGTTGTGTTACCTGCTGGAGGTCGCAGTCTGGTCTCTCATGATCCTCGGAACGATCGTATGCTTTGACCTTAAGCCGAATACAACAAATAACGGCATCTCGTCCAGGAcag CATTCACATACCACCAGTTTAACCAGTTTCTCAAGACTGTCACCATCCCCTGCATCTGGATCGCGGTCCTCTCTCTTACCTGGGAGATGGTGACCGCCATGTTCAG GTGCGCGTGTGTCTCCGGTTTCCTGAAGAGGTTTTGGGGAACTTTGCAGTGGGCCGTGTTCGCCACTGCCACCGCTGCCATGTTCACCATCAGCCTG GTGCCCTTCACCTACATCGAGTATGACTCTAATGCCAGGTTGTGGCCCGGAGTGCGTCGGGCTTATGAGCTGGTGGATCGCTACCAGCTGGTCAATTCGTATGGCCTGTTCAGAAGGATGACCGGGGTCGGGGGACGGCCGGAGGTCGTCATCGAGGGAAGCAACGACCAAGTCTCGTGGACG GAGATCGAGTTCATGTATAAGCCAGGCAACCTAAGTGCGTCTCCTGCCGTGGTGACACCTCACCAGCCCAGGTTGGACTGGCAAATGTGGTTTGCTGCGCTCGGGGATCAGACCCAGGCTCCGTGGTTCACCAGCCTCATGTACAGACTCCTGCAGGGAAAGACCGATG TGATCGAGTTGATCCAGACAGACGTGTCTCAGTATCCGTTCCACCAGCAGCCACCCGCCTACCTCCGAGCCCACCGCTACAGATACTGGTTCACCGAACCAAAGGCTGACGG GTCCTATCCGGAGCGTTGGTGGAGGAGGGTTTATGATGAGGAGTTCTATCCTACAGTGCACCTGGGCAACGCCTTCCTGGAGAGCATGCTCAATCAGTATGGACTCAAG GACAAATCGGCTCCGCGTCGTAAGTCCCACACGGCTGTTGCTAAAGCGGTGAGGTGGGTGCGCTCTCAGGCCAGAGGCGTTCCTACAGACGTACTAATCTGGACCCTCATCGCCGGCAGCGCCACCCTGTGTCTACTCCAGGCGTTACAAAACCGGAACAAACACCCAGAAAGGAGACCGCTCACTCAGGAGGCCGTGGGGGAAAATGACACCGGCGGCTCTGGTGACCATTCTGGGAAGGCCAATGATCAgcagactgaggaggaggaggacgaggaagaggaagaggacgaggacgaggacgaggaagaagaagaagaagaagaagaaaatggagACTGCAGTGAagatgagggggaggagggccaCGGTGGTGCGAAAAACACTGTTGCTGATGACGAAAAGGACTag
- the miox gene encoding inositol oxygenase, with the protein MRVINIGPDPSLAYRPDLDINKTKEKDDYRNFESGSLIDRVFNTYKLMHTNQTLDFVKKKHSEWAGCNHKSMTMMDAVMSLDQMVDESDPDVDFPNSFHAFQTAEGIRQAHPDNELFQLVGLIHDVGKAMALWGEQQWAVTGDTFPVGCKIQNSVVFRNNTFLDNPDEKNPKYNTEYGIYEPNCGLDKVLMSWGHDEYLYRVLKFNNCSIPEQGLYMIRFHSFYPWHTSGDYMHLCNANDLRMLPWVQEFNKFDLYTKTTEMPEIDTLKLYYQSLIDKYCPGTLKW; encoded by the exons ATGCGTGTCATCAACATT GGTCCAGACCCATCTTTGGCATATCGGCCAGATTTGGatataaataaaactaaagAGAAAGACGACTACAGAAACTTTGAG agtggAAGTCTGATCGACCGCGTGTTCAACACATACAAGCTTATGCACACCAATCAGACTTTGGACTTTGTGAAGAAAAAG CACTCCGAATGGGCCGGCTGCAACCACAAAAGCATGACGATGATGGACGCCGTCATGTCTCTGGACCAGATGGTGGACGAGTCCGACCCAGACGTGGACTTCCCAAACTCTTTCCACGCCTTCCAGACCGCTGAAGGCATCCGCCAGGCACACCCAGACAACG AATTGTTCCAGTTGGTGGGTCTGATCCATGATGTTGGGAAGGCAATGGCTCTTTGGGGAGAACAACAG TGGGCTGTAACAGGCGACACCTTCCCAGTGGGCTGCAAGATTCAAAACTCTGTCGTGTTCCGAAACAACACCTTCCTGGATAACCCTGATGAGAAAAATCCAAAATACAA CACAGAATACGGGATCTACGAACCAAACTGTGGGCTCGACAAAGTCTTGATGTCCTGGGGCCATGACG AGTATCTCTACAGAGTTTTGAAGTTCAACAACTGCTCCATCCCAGAGCAG GGGCTGTACATGATTCGCTTCCATTCGTTCTACCCCTGGCACACCAGCGGAGACTACATGCACCTGTGCAACGCCAACGACCTGCGCATGCTGCCCTGGGTCCAAGAGTTCAA CAAATTTGACTTGTACACCAAGACCACGGAGATGCCCGAGATCGACACGCTGAAGCTGTATTACCAGTCTCTGATCGACAAGTACTGTCCTGGAACACTGAAGTGGTGA